GCACAAGGGATTGAAGCGCAAACTTTGGCCAATGTTTATTTGGCATTAGATAATGACTTGGAGATTTTACCGGTTATTAATAAAATCGATTTACCTGCTGCTGATCCAGAACGCGTGCGCCAAGAAATTGAAGATGTTATCGGTATTGATGCCAGTGAAGCAGTTTTGGCTTCAGCCAAAGCCGGCATTGGCATTGAAGAAATTTTAGAGCAAGTCGTTGAATATGTTCCTGCTCCAAGTGGCGATTTAAACGCACCATTAAAAGCGTTGATTTTTGACTCGATTTACGATTCATATCGTGGGGTCGTTTTAAATGTGCGGGTAATGGACGGTGTTGTTAAACCAGGAGATAAAATTCAATTAATGAGTAACGGTAAAACATTTGATGTAACAGAAGTCGGGGTCTTTTCACCAAAAGCGATTGCCCGAGATTATTTAATGGTAGGAGACGTAGGGTATATCACCGCCGCAATTAAGACCGTACAAGATACCCGGGTTGGTGATACGGTTACCTTAGCGAAAAATCCTGCCACTCAAGCTTTAGAAGGCTATCGTAAGATGAACCCAATGGTATTTTGTGGGTTGTACCCAATTGATACGTCACGTTACAACGATTTGCGGGAAGCGTTGGAAAAATTGCAATTAAATGATGCTGCCTTACAATTTGAACCCGAAACCTCACAAGCTTTAGGTTTTGGTTTCCGTTGCGGATTCTTGGGCTTATTACACATGGATGTTATCCAAGAACGTTTGGAAAGAGAATTCAATTTAGAGTTGATTACGACAGCGCCTTCTGTTATTTATCACGTCAATAAAACAGATGGCACTCAAGTTATTGTCGATAACCCGGCTGATTTTCCAGATCCTGTCTCCATTCAAAGTGTGGAAGAACCTTATGTGAAAGCCCAAATTATGGTACCAAATGATTATGTTGGTGCAGTGATGGAATTATCACAAAGAAAACGTGGTGATTTTGTCACGATGGATTATTTGGATGATTATCGGGTTAATGTCGTTTATGAAATTCCATTGTCTGAAATTGTCTTTGACTTTTTTGATAAGTTGAAATCCAGCACCAAAGGATATGCCTCATTAGATTATGAAATGTCTGGTTACCGCACAAGTAAGCTAGTGAAGATGGATATCTTATTGAACGCTGAAAAAGTCGATGCCCTAAGCTTCATTGTTCACCGTGACTTTGCCTTCGAACGTGGGAAAGCCATCGTTGAAAAACTGAAAAAATTAATTCCTCGTCAACAATTTGAAGTGCCAGTTCAGGCTGCAATCGGACAAAAAATTGTTGCGCGGTCAGATATTAAAGCACTCCGCAAAAACGTATTGGCCAAATGTTACGGCGGGGACGTCTCCCGAAAACGTAAATTATTGGAAAAACAAAAAGAAGGTAAAAAACGAATGAAACAAATTGGTTCTGTCGAAGTCCCACAAGAAGCCTTCATGGCTGTTCTGAAAATGGACGATGATGAACCTAAGAAATAGCAAGGGATTCTTGAAAACGAAATTTAAAATGACGTGAATTTTCATGATTTGCCTACGATTTGCCGACGTAAAAATTATGTCGTCGGCAAATTTTTTTATTTTTGGCTTCCCGTTGCTTTTGTAAAGATGTCAATTGTTTCATTTTTCATCTTCTTCGTAACATGAGCGTAGGTGTCTAATGTTGTAGAAATTTTACTGTGACCCAGCCGTTCTTGAACAGATTTAGCGTTTGCTCCATGCTCAAGTAAAAGGGTGGCATGCGTGTGACGTAGACCGTGAAAATTAAATCGGAACCCTAATGCTTTAGAAATTCTTGTACAATTCCATTTAATTGAATTTGGCGTTACTGGCTCGCCATTTTCCTTTGTGCAGACGTAAGGGCTGTCGAAGTAAAATTGACCATATCTAATTTTATTTTCCATTTGTCGTTTCCGATGTTCTTTCAGTGTGCGCAATAAACCTTCGTCAATATCAATCGTTCGATAACTCGATTTTGTTTTTGGAGTACCCATTTTAATTCCGTACTTATCTTGTAGCATATTTCTTTCAACTTTAATTGTTTTTTCCTCAAATGAAACATCACTCCAATATAATCCGCAAACTTCACCGCGTCTCATTCCAGTTCCCCATCCAACTTCAAGTGGAATTCGGAAAGAAGAGGCGATAGGAGTAATATTCAATATTTCCTGGTACTGCTCGATTGTTATGATACCTAAATCTTTCCGTGTCTTTTTATTACTTTCATCATAAGTAGGTGGATCACAATATTGCATAGGGTTTTCTTTAATGAGTTTGTATGGGAAAACCGCACGCTTTAAACCACCACCGATAACTGTAATTATAATTTCAACAGTGTGTTTAGCTAGACGTGTTCCGTTTTGATTAAAATCAGGTAGAGAATCAACAAATTTTTGAAGTTTATCAGGTCCAATTGATTTTAATTTGTATTTTCCTATCCCCGGTTTGATGTACTTATCAATTATGTTTCGATAATTTTTTTGTGTATTATATTTCAATTTACGTTCAACATAATCTTTAAACCAGTAGTCAAAATAATCTGCAACACTAATATTTGTTAAATCAATAGTATCTCCGTTCTCATAGAGTTTCATCGCTTCACGCATCTTTGCTAACGCTTCTGTTTTTGTATTTCCTCCAACTCGTTCTATACGTTTTCGTTTTCCTCCTATAGAAGCAGCTTCGAAAGAATAGTACCATTTCGAACCTCGTTTTCTTACTGATCCCTCCATAATTATCATTCCTTTCTAATTTTGTATATCTCAACATACTAATATATACAAACGTATGTTCGTTTTGTGAGTAAAAAGAAAAGGCCGAAGCCTAATCTTTATTTTTTAATTTAAATTAATACGCTCTGTTTCAGTTCCCCAAACACCAGTTTGGACTTGTATTTGTGTAGATGGATCGTTGATTGTTTCTTCATTCACGTCAAAAACAACTTTACCAGTCAAACTGCTTTCTGGATTCAATTCTTGATAGAAAAAATCTAGACCGGTACTGCCGGATTCTTGATTAGCTGCAATTGATGCAGATGAATCAGTTTTGAACTCGGTTTTACCTTTGTACAATTTAAAAAAATCATCTGCAATTGTAATGGCCTTATCGCCGTTATTTGTGATAGTTACGTCGAGTACGATATATTTAGCCTTAGCATTTTGAGCGGTATATTCACCGCCTACTTGATCTTTTACTTCTTTGCTATTAATTACATACTCAACAGTGCCAACAGGAACTTTATCACCGATTTTATATACTTTTTCTTCCTTAGGAGCTTCATTAGCTTTAGTACTTTCTTTTGTTTCTTGTTTATTTGAGTCTGCTACATTGGAAGAACTATTTGCTTCTTTGACAGCATTGTTTTCATCATTGCCGCTACCAAGAGCGCCACCGATACCAGCAACAACTATGACTACTAGAATCCAAAACCAAACTTTCTTATAGAATGGTTTTTTCTCCTTCATTACATAAGTTTTTCCATCTTCCCCAGTTACTTTTTTCTTTGCCATACCAAAAATCCTCCTACACTTTTCATTTTTTGCTCCCACTTAATGGCAGGTAGTATGTCGCCATATTAACTAAATAAATGATTTAAAAACTCCAATAGTTCCGTTTGGCTTAAACAGAATAGTATAGTTGTTTTCTGTTTTAATCCCGTCCCATTTTCTTGCATACCATTTGATTGCATCTTTAAAAGTTTGCTCAGTTATTTCTAAATGATTAGCGCATTCCCAAACCGATACACATCCAGTTTCAAAACAATTAATAATATCAAAAGGAGTGACAAGGATAGTCGCTCCGACATCTCTAGCTTTACGTTCTTGCTTGCGCTTCTCATTTGTATCTTGCTTAGTAATATCACATACCCCTGTTAAATAATGCCCTATTTCTTCTGCTACAGTACAGTTTCTTTGAGGATAAGATTGATTAGGATTGTAGTACACTTTTTTACCGACGATAAATCCTTTTTGCTTTTTCGGCATTTCTGGATCTTCGATATATGTAAGCTGAGAATACTCAGCCATTAATTTTTCGTCTATTTGCATTAAAACACCTACTTTTTAGGAAGTGGATTATTTTTTCTATATTCGATGTAGCGTAGTATATCCTCCATATCTTGCTCGCTAACATCATCATCGATATGCGCGGCCACTAATAAATTTGGATCGTCTTGCGATTCATCGATACCAAGAAGGTAATCGGTAGTCACCCCAAATATCTTCGCAATTTTTACTAAAGTATCTTTGTCTGGACTACGAGTGTCATTCTCATAACCCGAGATAGATGCCTTTGTTACATTAAGTTTTTCTCCTAATTGACTCTGAGTTAAACTGCGTTTATTTCTAAGGCTTTTTAATCGTTCTCCAAAAGTCATGTTTACACCTCGTTTCCTAAATATATTTTATCGTTTACATATAGTAAACTCAACTGTTATAAATAAAATCAACAAATTGTTGATTAATTAGTTGACAGTTTACAATACGTGTACTATACTGAGTTTACAGTTAGTTGACAGAGAGGAGAGAAACTAAATGATTGAACAATTAAAACAAATTCGAGAAATGAACCAATTAACTGCTCAAGATGTTGCTGAAAAAGTAGGTATTACAAAAGGCTATTATTCTATGATTGAAAACGGAAAACGAGGCCTTAGTTATCCAATCGCAGTCAAAATTGCTGAAGTATTTGATATGAAACCTGATGATATTTTTTTTACTCACGAGTTTACAAATGAGAAACATTTTGGCAAGGAGGCTGCAAAATGACACGACAAGAGAAAATTCAAATCATATTAGATGCACGGCCTCGATTAGTTCATATTATCAAATGTGCTAATGACGAACAGCTAGATCGTTTAATTCAAGAAGTCCAAAAAGACTTGCAACGCGAATTAGATGAAGCGTCATTTGCTTAATAACAGTTTATGGCAGTTTAACGGTGATGAAAATTGACAATTAAATACAAAAGGAGTGATGATTATGCCTTTATCACAAATGGAACAGAAAATAGCGACAATATTTAGAAGCGAAGTAGACCGCCAGGAAATAAATCAACGAGCCATGGCGATTGATTTGCACGATTCGCCGCAAAACGTTTCACATAAGTTAAATGGAAGAAGGCGCTTAGGTTTAGATGGCGTGGTCAACATGGCAGAGTACATCCAAGCCCCAGAATTAGATTTTGAGGTAGCTGCTGCAATGTTCCATACACCGAAGCCATTGAACCGAAAGCGGAGAGATGGGCATCCATTGTCGAAAATGGTCGGACAAGATAAAGAAGAAATAGAGCGTATAGAGATTGAAAAGAAGTTTGAAATCTGGGATTTGCTTAGTATACCAGCCGAAGAAATAACTTTTGAAGAAAAAGAAGAAATTGAGCAGTGGTTAATAGAACTTAAAGATGAAATATCTTCTGAAATTGCTGTATTTATCGCTGTCTGTAATCGATACAGCTTTAACAGTCGCAAAGTAATCGAGTTGGCTGAAAAGAGAGAAAGGAATGATTGAGAATGGCACTTGTATACACGTTGCCCGAATTAGCTGCCGAATATAAGACTTCAAAAGATAAAATCTACATTTTAGAAGAACTTGGCGAGATAAAAAGTATTAGCTTTAGTTCAAAAAAAGTGGTGAGCGTTTTTGAAGCCGAACGATTTTTAAAAGAAAATGCCGGACGAGATTTTGATCAGACCATTAAAGAAGCGAAGAAACGCAAGGAATTGGAGAAATTAAACACTAATGTCATCAGAATGAAGGAGGCATAGCATGAAACAACTAAACGCAATCATATTCTTCTTGATGCCGATAATTATGCTGGTAATCGCATATATCGATATAAGATTTCTATTCATACCAGCGGTCACGTATTACCTTTGGTTTTTTAGTGAGTATGACGACTTAGTTTACAGTAGAAGACATAAAAAAATAGGTTACCGCCCAACCGTCGAAAGTAAGCGATAACCTGCATGCAATTGATATTCGTGAAAAATATCTTTGCCCTATTTTAACATGAAAGGGAGTGTAAGAACAATGTTTGATTATGACAAAGCAATGTCTGATCCAGACAATTGCATTTTTACTAATGTAAATCATTCTTGGTTACCAGATGAAGCTGAAAGAGAGGACGAAGAGAATGACGAATGAAATAGTCGTACCAGAAATTAAGTTTGAAGTGGCTTATGAGCCAAGCATCATCGAAATTAAGAATGAAGAATACTTGAAACAACTTGTTGATGAGATTGTAGAAAAATATAGTGTTTTAGTTTTTACGGAAGATAACATTTCCGAAGCCAAAAAAACACGTAGTGAATTAAATAATTATCGAAAGTTGTTAGACGACCAGCGCAAGGCAATAAAAAAAGAATACAACGAACCTTTAAAAGCTTTTGAAGAAAAAATTAAAGGCTATGTAAAACAAATTGACAGTGTCAACGATGAGATTAAAGATCGCATTGCTGATTACGACTTCAAACAAATGCAGATACGTAAACAAAAGGGGGTCAGAAGAATGAATGAGAAAAAGAGTAACGTAAAAAAGTTATGCAGAATTTTGTTCCTTCTCTGGCTTACCTTTTCAGGATTGGTGTTAGCACCTAACTCTGTAGTAGCAGCTACAGATACGATGACCAATAAAACGACACTTGTAATATCTGATAAGAGCCAGCATACATCTAATGGTGATAATACTTTAGCTAATGGAAATTCCAGAAAACTTTATCCCAAGACAAATGAAATCCAATCTTTTGCATTTTCATTTTTAGGAACGCTATTGCTCGCAATCTTGTTTCTTCTATGTAAAAGAAGGAGGGAAAAAGATGCGTAAAATGAAGAAAATCATCCCTATTGCTATGATTGGACTGTCCTTATTTCTTTTTCCGTTAGATGTTTTAGCAGCAGAAGGAAAGACAAGCCGGTATAACGGTAAAGCTGAAGAACACCCAACCGGTAAATATTAGTAAAGTGCACATGATTGGGAAGATATATAAAGAGGAAGATCAAAAAAATCCGGTTATTTCTAGAGAAATTAAAGATGGTGGCATAGCACCTTCCTCTTCGTTTACGATTAATTTTTTTAACGGTACTGTTGGTGCGACTAAGCCACTTGATGCCGGTAAATATCTGTTGAAGTTAGATTTTACAGATGTTTTTAATAAACAATGGCATTTTGAACAGAAATTTGATATTTCAAAAAAGGAAGCACAAACTGTTAATACAAAAGTATTCACGGTTAAAAAAGATAATACCTTGCTTTTTATAATTATTGGAATTCTCGTAGCGTTACTCGTTATGATAATAATTTTCCTAATCATCTATTTTGTAAAAAGAAAAAGAAGAGAGCAATAGCTATTTATGAAGCGGCAGTAAATTTCAGGTGTTTTAGAGATGATCATTAGCGATTGTTAAATGAATAAGGTGGTTTTTTAATATGGAAGTAATAAAGATAGTCAACGATAGATTTCACCGAGGGGTAAGAAGGTATACTAGCGATTTTTTTAATTGCGGGGATCGATTAATCTACAAAGTAGGAACTACAACCAGACTTGTAGAAGTAAGGATGATAGATGGTCCGAATAATCGGGGGATGTCTAAGTTAGATTGTGTGATTCTTGGAAAATATTTTGGCAAAGTGAAAGTATCGCGACTCATGGCGATAAAAATAGTCTAAATATCAAGGGGGATACCAAAAAGTATTATCCCTATTATTGAAGGAGTAATTTTGCTAGTTTTTTTTATTACCAATGAACAATGGTATTTTTTGTTTTGCTCGCAATTGTTTTATCGCACTTTTATTTAGTGGAAGAAGTAGCGGTCTTATTTTACTTTGTAAGAAATTGGTAAGTTATCTTCTTACCAATTTCTTACGTTGCTTGCTTTAAATAATATCTTTGGTATGGTGGATAAATAAAGAGCGTTACTTTATTTATGATTAGAGGAGGGGATAGTCTTGCAAGCTGAATATTCGACGGTAGGCTATTGCCGTCATAATAGAATAATCATAAATTAAGGAGCAAGCAAAATGTATATTATTTACGGTAACCAAAGAAAAATTAGTCATGTTTGGAATCATATAAAAAAACAACATACAGGTGAAAAAATCGCAGTCGTAGGATTTCCTAAAAAACTGCCAGAAAACTATTTGCGGAATAAGCAAGTGACGTTTTATGAAAGTCTGACGATTAAGAATAAATGGTTGAAACAAGCAGAAGCGTTTTTAGCAAAGTTTGAAGACCAGTATGATGGCGTGATTTTTTATGTTGATTGTTCAAAAAAAGAGGCAGAACAACTAAAAAAAATTGCAGCAAAATATCGCAGCTTAGTTACTGTCACTGTAGCAAGTGACACCGCTATAACAATCGAAGATTACCCTTTAAAGCAGGTGGCTTAAATGTGGCGTCCAGTCATTTCAGAAAAGGTTGTTAAGAGTGGTGTTTTAACGAGTGGTTTACGCTTAATGCAAAATTCGCATTGGCGTGTGAATAAAAATCAGCAAGAAATAATGAAATTGGGCGCTCAAATTTCTCATATCATGGCGATGCATATGGTTTCAGACGAATTAATTGTAGGTATTCCTATCAATCGCCAAGAAGTTAAATTGATTGAGGTTCCCCGTCAAAAAGAAGAACAAGGTTTCCATGTTTTAAGACAAATCAGTGAATCAATCGATGGTTATTTTATCCGAATAGAAAAAATTGCGTAGCAAAAAAGTTAAGCAAACTTCATTCCGTTATCAGTAAAAGAGCGATATTTTCGGAAAAATATTGTCCTTATTCTTGAAGAGTTGTTTTGCGAAACGGGTCTGCTAGAAAGGCCTCATACTCGGAGTGAACTCTCTACGATAAGATGGAATCTTGATAAATTGCCTTTAAAATTTTTTGAAATTTCGACTTAAGATAAAAGAAAGTTAGTTCGTAAAATTAGACATATAGGCCTGATATAAAACGATTTGTCCCTCCTTATAGTTAGAAAAAAACTGGTATTGATGTCTTGCTGACGTTGATACCAGTTTTTTTGCATAATTTGTATACAAGATGATAGAAGTATATTTTTGAAAATTGATATGATTTTGAGAAACAATTTCTATTAGGTTGCATTTGTGGTCAAAATAGAGCTTTTTTTCTTTTTTTATAAGCGAATTAAGTTGAAATAATCAAAGGTTCAGATTTGCACATGCTTGCATTATTCTTTACTCTAATAATAAGAATAACTGTTATAGCGAGGTATATGCTGGATTAGAAACTATAGGCTTTTTTACTAAGGAGGACGGATATGAAAAAAATCGCGATTATTGGGGCGGGGCCATTTGGTTTGATTGCCTTGTCAAAGCTTATAAAGAGAGCCGTGGAAAGTAAAGAAGCATTTGAAATTTTTATTTTTGATCCGTATGGGCCAGGAGGAAATGTCTGGCGTAGTGATCAAAGTAAAGCTGTTATCATGAACACCGTGTTGCAACATGTAACGTTATTTTCTGAAGATGAAGGTCCTAATCTAGGGGAATGGAGTCAAAGGGAGGCCGCCGCTTTTTTAGCTACGTTAGATCGAACAGAGCAAGAAAAATTTATGTCAGAAACCAGATTAGCTAAAAACGACTATTGTTCTCGCCGCTATTACGGTATTTATCAACGGTGGTTTTATGCAGAAATTTTAAAGAAAACCACAAAAAAAATACAAGTACACTTGGTTAAAGAAAAAATTACGGATTTAACGTTAAAAAAAGAAAAAATCAGTCTAATTGGCTCAAAAGAATATCTCGTTTCTGATGTGATTTTGGCAACGGGACATTCACAAAATGAAGCCAGTGAAGAAGAGTGCGAAAATCAGAATTTTGCCCAAAAAAATAACTTGTTTTATCAAAGACCGGGAAATCCAGCCAATACACCATTAAAAAAATTAGTTAATGGACCAATTATTATTCGAGGGTTGGGTTTGAGTTTTTATGACTATCTGCCGTTACTAATTGACAAGTGGGGCGGGAAATTTATCGAAAAGGAGGGGAATTTGCGTTACCAGCCTTCAGGTAAAGAAGCAAAAATAATTGTTGGCTCAGGTCGCGGTTTGCCTTATCATGCGCGTCCTATTAATCAAAAAGAACCTGGCGAAGACGCTAAGCCTGAGATTTTGACGCCGCATTTTATGTCTCAATTTCAAGGATCAGTAAAAGAATTAGTCACATTAGTAAAAAAAGAAGCCGAATTAGTCTATTATCAAAAGATTTTAAAGGATGTTAAATTTGATTTGACTAACTTTCTAACAGAATATCGTTGTAAAGATGCTGCTGCCGTTTTAAAAAAATATCGTGTACCCAAAGAACTACAATTAAATTGGGAGCAGTTATTACAGCCGGCAGGAAATATTTCACCAGAACATTTCCCTAGTTTTGTTCTTGGATATTTAAAAGCAGATATAAAATCAGCTGAATTAGGCAACAAAACAGGAGCTATTGCCTCGGCGATTGATACATTTAAAGAACTGCAGGCACCTTTTGATTATATGTTAGATCATGAAAAATTTTCTGAAAGAGAGTACTATGAAGATTTCTGGGGAGATTTCAATCGTAGCTATAGCTTTCTAGCTATCGGTGCACCTGTTGTACGACAAAAACAATTAGCGGCGTTAGTAGAAGCGGAAATTGTCGAATTTCTAGCTCCAGAGATGACGGTAACAAAACAAAACGGGCAATTTGTTGCCTACAGTAAGCAAGATGAAAAGCGAAGATTTAATGGAAAAAATTTGATTGAGGCGCGTTTACCGCAACCAAGTTTTGCAACGACAAAGAATCCTTTATTAAAGAATATGAGAGAAAAAGGTTATCTAGCCCCACATAAGGTAACTTTTGACGCTAAAAGCCATGCAACAGGGGCAATCTTGGTTAGTCGCAAAACACACCAAATCATTGATAACAATGGGCAAATTCAACCGCATCTTTTTTGTTACGGCATTCCGCTGGAAGGATTAGATTGGCTCAACGCTGCCTCACCGCGGCCCAAAAGTGATGATCGCGTTTTTTATTTGGCTGATCAAATAATTGAAACAATTTTTGCAAAGAAGCGCTAAGACGCTTCTTTTTTATCAGGCAAGTGATCAGCCAAATTTGGCTTTTCTTACTAGAAACTAAATATGTTTCGGCGGGTAGAGACTTTTTTCAAATTCAATCACGATTTGAGGTTTGCCTAAGACACTATATTTTTTTACAACAAATTGTTTACGAGCGTTATAATGACCAACAACGCTGATTGTACTATTAACAGCAACGTCAGCTAAAAAATTCAATGCGTGAGTAGCGATTAAACAGTGATGTTCATTCAATTGAAAGTAAACTAGGGGATGATCAGACATTTTCAATACTTTGATTTGAGAAATAGTACCCTTTAAATTAATCATCATTATTCCTCCAATGCAGACCATTTGGCAACAGTTGTAAAGGTGACACTGCGGATTTCGTCGTAATCAATTTTTTGATTGGCAATATAAATCCCTAATTCATCATAGCCTTGTATTTTCCCAACAATATCTGGGAAATAGTGGCCTTCAGCATCTACTTCTTCTTTTTGAAGTGCAATACTGCGCTCTTTTAAGCGCGCTTCACATAAAACTTGTGCGATAGCTTCTTTATCCATTATCGGTTTGGCGGGCCAAAGAAAAGCTTGCGCAGCTTTGGTTTCAGCCATTTGACGCGTATGTTCAGATAAGTAAAAGCCATTCCACTTTAATAATTTGCGATCTTGATAAGAAGGTGGGATACGCATAAAATCACTTCCAACTTTTTGATACTCTTATTATACGAACGTATGTTTGTTTTGTAAAGAGAGAAGTAAAAAAATCTGCTAAAATGGACAATAGCCCTCTCTATTACTAGAGAAGGCTATCTAACTAATCAATATTATTATTTAAGGTTGGATCAAGACTATTACTAAAATTCATGTTATTTCTCGTTTAAACGATGTATTCCCTAACCTCTAATACATCCATGTAACTCCTAAGTTACGCCAGTTTGATTAAATTCAACGAAATAAATCAATCTATCGCATAACAATATTTTTCGCGTAGGAATAAGTATAGCACAATTTCTATCTTAAAATGATTGGACAAAGGAACTTATGAAAAAGTTAAGAACTTTTAAAAGCTTGAAAAAATTAAATCATTGGCACCGGTAAAGTTTAAAATATAAAGAAACAAAACGATGGCATTAATCAAAAAAGAGAAGATGATAAGGGCATACCGAATTGTTAAATAAGAATAACCGGCTGGCCGATAATTACTATAACGTTTACCGTGATAGGCAATCATTAAGATCAGTAGTAAAATCGTCATAATTCCTTGAAAGATTAGGCCTAAAAAACGTAATGTACGCGAATCATTATTCAACTGCAAAAAATACGCTCCCAAGGTCAAGACATCAATTAAAATCGCAATAAATGGCATAAATTTGCTCCTTGTCAATTTTTGAGTAATAAAAATGCGGAGTAAGGGATTTGAACCCTCACGCCTATTATAGGCATATGCGCCTGAAGCATACGTGTCTGCCGTTCCACCAACTCCGCCAAAAAAGTATCATGCTTTATTTTATGCCAATGAAATTTTTATTTCAAGAAAAAGGGCTGGTGACAAGCATTTGACGAAAATGAAAAAGTAGGCGATCTGAGCGTATTTCTACTTGTTTTCAAGAAGGCCATTTGCTAGGGTATAAAGGTAGATTAAATTTACAGAAAAGAAGGAAAAAAATGGATACTGTTTTAATATTAGGTGGTCTATTGGGGATAATTATTGGAATTGTTACCTTAATTCAAGCTACGACCAAACATCGCAAGAAAAAGCCAAGCTTCATTTTGGTGGCCGCATCAATTGCAGCCGTATTATCTGGCAGTGGGTTATTAAACACTGAAAATCTTCAATCAATAGCACCCAAAGATAACCCAAATACTACGGCGGCCAGCACTACTTTGCAATCTGGAGCTTCAGAAGAGAAAAGCAGTAGTAATCATAGAGAAGATGAGGGAGCAACAGAAGAAAAAAGCGCAAGCCCCTTGCAAAGTGACGCTAAACTGACAGCTTTAAAACAAGAACTAGCCCAATTAAATTATGCAGGAAAACAAACGATTGAAATTAATCAAGGAAAGCCAACTTTTTCAAAAGCCGAATTAGCTACGACAAGTGGGGCATGGGAAAAGTATTATCCCCTAGATGCACTAAATCGGGCCACAGGTGCGGAGGCATTATTGAATCAAAGTTTAATGCCCAAAGAAAAACGCGGCAGTATTTCAAGTGTTACCCCGACTGGCTGGCGCAATAAAAAAATTGGTGGTAGCTATTTGTATAATCGCTCCCATTTAATTGGCTTTGCATTAGCAGGTGAAAATGCCAATTGGCAAAATTTAATTACCGGCACACGCCAGTTGAATAACCCTGAAATGTTACGTTTTGAAATGGATATCAAGTATTATTTAGAGCAAGATAAAAATCATTTTGTTCGTTATGAAGTTACACCAATCTTTCGCAATGATGAACTTTTGGCGCGGGGTGTCCATTTGATGGCACAGTCTGTAAATAGTGAAGCAATTAAATTTAATGTTTATATTTTCAATGTTCAAGATAATGTGAAATTGAATTATGCTGATGGCACAAGTCAAATATTGAAAAGCGGAAATTCTGCTGAAAAATAAGCAGCAATAGATGAAAAAAACACCCAACTAACTAGTTGGGTGTTTTTGGTCAATTGTCAAGAAAGTATAAAACTTTCACACAAACAAGTTCGAAATATTTTGGCTTATTGCGCAAAAGCTAAAAGACTTTGTTTTGCTTTTGTTAACTTAAAGCGAGTAG
The DNA window shown above is from Enterococcus montenegrensis and carries:
- a CDS encoding FAD/NAD(P)-binding protein, which codes for MKKIAIIGAGPFGLIALSKLIKRAVESKEAFEIFIFDPYGPGGNVWRSDQSKAVIMNTVLQHVTLFSEDEGPNLGEWSQREAAAFLATLDRTEQEKFMSETRLAKNDYCSRRYYGIYQRWFYAEILKKTTKKIQVHLVKEKITDLTLKKEKISLIGSKEYLVSDVILATGHSQNEASEEECENQNFAQKNNLFYQRPGNPANTPLKKLVNGPIIIRGLGLSFYDYLPLLIDKWGGKFIEKEGNLRYQPSGKEAKIIVGSGRGLPYHARPINQKEPGEDAKPEILTPHFMSQFQGSVKELVTLVKKEAELVYYQKILKDVKFDLTNFLTEYRCKDAAAVLKKYRVPKELQLNWEQLLQPAGNISPEHFPSFVLGYLKADIKSAELGNKTGAIASAIDTFKELQAPFDYMLDHEKFSEREYYEDFWGDFNRSYSFLAIGAPVVRQKQLAALVEAEIVEFLAPEMTVTKQNGQFVAYSKQDEKRRFNGKNLIEARLPQPSFATTKNPLLKNMREKGYLAPHKVTFDAKSHATGAILVSRKTHQIIDNNGQIQPHLFCYGIPLEGLDWLNAASPRPKSDDRVFYLADQIIETIFAKKR
- a CDS encoding DNA/RNA non-specific endonuclease; amino-acid sequence: MDTVLILGGLLGIIIGIVTLIQATTKHRKKKPSFILVAASIAAVLSGSGLLNTENLQSIAPKDNPNTTAASTTLQSGASEEKSSSNHREDEGATEEKSASPLQSDAKLTALKQELAQLNYAGKQTIEINQGKPTFSKAELATTSGAWEKYYPLDALNRATGAEALLNQSLMPKEKRGSISSVTPTGWRNKKIGGSYLYNRSHLIGFALAGENANWQNLITGTRQLNNPEMLRFEMDIKYYLEQDKNHFVRYEVTPIFRNDELLARGVHLMAQSVNSEAIKFNVYIFNVQDNVKLNYADGTSQILKSGNSAEK
- a CDS encoding WxL protein host-binding domain-containing protein; the encoded protein is MSKVHMIGKIYKEEDQKNPVISREIKDGGIAPSSSFTINFFNGTVGATKPLDAGKYLLKLDFTDVFNKQWHFEQKFDISKKEAQTVNTKVFTVKKDNTLLFIIIGILVALLVMIIIFLIIYFVKRKRREQ